Proteins encoded by one window of Kribbella italica:
- a CDS encoding carbohydrate ABC transporter permease gives MPGLSGRVVGQHWYTPYLFMLPGLLMYAAMFAWPAVIAIQLAFSDYDIVSPVRWTGLDNFATLAHDPRFFLALRNSLLFLVMFLPLTVVAPLFLAMLVNVKLRGIQAFRMLYYLPVITSMVAVAVAWRYVFDREGVVNWLLGLAGLGPIDFLLDRAWALPTVVLLEGWKNMGLFMMIYLAGLQAVPTDQVEAARIDGANARQRLRHVIVPALLPTFAVTLILSMLEAMKAFESVYVLTRGGPLDSTLTLGYYIWSKAFQDYDMGYASAVGLVLWAIMIVIAAANLVVTRRRDR, from the coding sequence GTACGCCGCGATGTTCGCCTGGCCCGCGGTGATCGCGATCCAGCTGGCCTTCTCCGACTACGACATCGTCAGCCCGGTCCGCTGGACGGGGCTGGACAACTTCGCCACGCTGGCCCACGACCCGCGCTTCTTCCTGGCGCTGCGGAACTCGCTGCTGTTCCTGGTGATGTTCCTGCCGCTCACCGTGGTCGCCCCGCTGTTCCTGGCGATGCTGGTGAACGTCAAGCTGCGCGGGATCCAGGCGTTCCGGATGCTGTACTACCTGCCGGTGATCACGTCGATGGTCGCCGTCGCCGTGGCCTGGCGCTACGTCTTCGACCGTGAGGGCGTCGTCAACTGGCTGCTCGGGCTGGCCGGCCTCGGCCCGATCGACTTCCTGCTCGACCGCGCCTGGGCGCTGCCCACCGTGGTGCTGCTGGAGGGCTGGAAGAACATGGGCCTGTTCATGATGATCTATCTCGCCGGTCTGCAGGCCGTGCCCACCGACCAGGTCGAGGCCGCCCGGATCGACGGTGCGAACGCGCGCCAGCGGCTGCGGCACGTGATCGTCCCGGCGCTGCTGCCCACCTTCGCGGTCACGCTGATCCTGAGCATGCTCGAGGCGATGAAGGCCTTCGAGTCCGTCTACGTGCTGACCCGCGGCGGCCCGCTCGACTCGACCCTCACCCTCGGCTACTACATCTGGTCGAAAGCCTTCCAGGACTACGACATGGGCTACGCCAGCGCGGTCGGTCTGGTGCTGTGGGCGATCATGATCGTGATCGCGGCGGCCAACCTCGTGGTGACCCGCCGGAGGGACCGCTGA
- a CDS encoding carbohydrate ABC transporter permease codes for MATRRTVRRIGLYVLLFAVAALFVGPFLILLSSATKSAAQDVFGFPPDLIPRPPVLDWFKEAWTTVPFARFLVNSLIYVGVTVPIYLIVSALTAYPLARIAFRGRSLFFMLFLSIMFLPGELMLIPRFLVMGQLGLTDTFASVILPAILSSLGIFLLRQAFAQIPDEVVEAARVDGANEFAIFWRIAVPIVAPTLAVLAILGFVSVWNSFIWPMITLTSQSKFPVALGIAYLTGVSGTDVRGLAAGTVISLLPIVVIFLLLQKRILNSMGGAVKG; via the coding sequence ATGGCGACGCGCCGCACGGTCCGGCGGATCGGCCTCTACGTGCTGCTGTTCGCGGTCGCGGCGCTGTTCGTCGGCCCGTTCCTGATCCTGCTCAGCTCGGCCACCAAGTCGGCCGCCCAGGACGTCTTCGGTTTCCCGCCGGACCTGATCCCGCGCCCACCGGTGCTCGACTGGTTCAAGGAAGCCTGGACGACCGTCCCGTTCGCCCGGTTCCTGGTGAACTCGCTGATCTACGTCGGCGTCACCGTGCCGATCTACCTGATCGTCTCCGCGCTGACGGCGTACCCGCTGGCCCGGATCGCCTTCCGCGGCCGGTCGCTGTTCTTCATGCTGTTCCTGTCGATCATGTTCCTGCCGGGCGAGCTGATGCTGATCCCGCGCTTCCTGGTGATGGGCCAGCTGGGGCTGACCGACACCTTCGCCTCGGTCATCCTGCCCGCGATCCTGTCCTCGCTCGGCATCTTCCTGCTCCGCCAGGCCTTCGCGCAGATTCCCGACGAGGTGGTGGAGGCGGCCCGGGTGGACGGCGCGAACGAGTTCGCGATCTTCTGGCGGATCGCGGTCCCGATCGTCGCGCCGACCCTGGCGGTGCTCGCGATCCTGGGTTTCGTCTCGGTCTGGAACAGCTTCATCTGGCCGATGATCACGCTGACCAGCCAGTCCAAGTTCCCGGTCGCCCTCGGCATCGCCTACCTGACCGGCGTCAGCGGGACCGACGTCCGCGGTCTGGCGGCCGGCACGGTGATCTCGCTGCTGCCCATCGTCGTGATCTTCCTGCTGCTGCAGAAACGCATCCTCAACAGCATGGGCGGCGCCGTCAAAGGCTGA